CCTGTTGCTCGGTGGCGGGTTTGGGCTGTCAGTGCCGCTGGTGAATCACATGACGGTCGAGCAAAGCCATCCATCGGTGCGCGGGCGCAACCTGGCCTACCTGTCCATTGCCCTGTTCAGCGGACAGTTCCTGTCGGCGTTCTCGGAGCTGATTCCCGGGAGCTCTCAGCACGTGTTTCTGACTGCGGCGGCGTTTGCCATCGTGTATGGCGCTCTGCTTTGGTCGACCCACCGGCGACGCCGGCTGGTTGTGGAACAGGGATAAAAAAGCCGCACCCATGGGTGCGGCTCTCGGCTCTACGGCGAGTGTCTCGCCGTTACTTCCTGTCGGCTCCGTCAGGCAGGGCGTAGGCGATCACGTAGTCACCGCGATCCGGGGACTGGCGGGCGCCTCCGGCGGTAACGACGATGTACTGCTTGCCCGTTTCCGGCGAGACGTAGCTCATCGGGCCGCCCTGGCTGCCGACCGGCAGGCGCTGTTTCCACACCTCTTTGCCGGTGGCGCTGTCGAAGGCGCGCAGGTAGTAGTCCTGGGTGCCGGCGAAGAACACCATGCCGGACTCGGTCGCCAGGCTGGGCCCCAGCGTCGGCAGCCCGACTTCCACCGGCAGGTGCATCTTGATGCCCAGCGGGCCGGTGTCCTCGACCGTGCCCACCGGCACCTGCCAGGCGATCTTGCGCTGCTTCAGGTCGATGGCGGTCATGGTGCCGAACGGCGGCTCCTGACAAGGCACGCCCATCGGCGACATGAAGCGGTTCCGCAGGGAGCCATACGGCGTTCCGGTCTGGGAGGCGGCGCCCATTTCCACACCGCCACCTTCCTGGCTCTCCATCGTGTCGCGCGGCAGCAATTTGGTCCACAGCCCCAGGCGCATGTCGTTGACGAACAGGTAGCCGCTGTTCGGATCGATGGAGGCGCTGCCCCAGTTCATGCCGCCCAGCGAGCCGGGCCATTGCAGGGAAAGGTCTTCGCCCGGCGGGGTAAACAGGCCGTCGTAGCGCATCTGTTTGAAGGCGATGCGGCACATCATCTGGTCGAACGGCGTGGCGCCCCACATGTCCGCTTCAGTCAGGGTCTGGGTGCCGATGGACGGCAGACCGGTAGACAGCGGCTGGGTGGCGGCGTAGTGCTCGCCGTCGGCGTTGCCCTGGGGCGCCGGACGTTCCTCTACGCGGGCGATGGGCTTGCCGGTTTCGCGGTTGAGCATGAAGACCTGCCCGGCCTTGGTGATCTGGATCAGCGCGGGGATGGTGCCGCCCTGGCCGTCTGGCAGATCGTAGAGCGTCGGCTGCGCCGGCAGATCGTAGTCCCACAGGTCATGGTGTACGGTCTGGAACACCCAGCGTTCGGCGCCGGTCTTGCGGTCCAGGGCGACAACGGCGGAACTGTACTTGTTGTCCCGCTCCGAACGCTGGCCACCCCAGGCATCCGGCGTGGTGTTGCCGGTGGGCAGGTACACCATGTCCAGCTCGGGATCATAAGCCATGGAGGTCCACACATTCGGCGTGGCGCGGGTGTAGGGTTCGTCCGTTTCCGCGTTGGGATCGGTACGGCCCAGGTCCCAGGACCAGACTTTCTCGCCGGTCACCACGTTGAACGCCCGCACCACACCGCTGGGCTCGCCCACTTCGATGTTGTCGGCCACGCGACCGCCGACGATGATCATGTCATCCGCCACCAGCGGCGCGGCGGTCAGGGTGTAGAAACCGGGTTTCACCTCGCCCATGCCCTGGGTCAGGTCCACGGTGCCGGCCTCACCAAAGCCCTCGCACAGCTCGCCGGACTCGGCGTCCAGCGCGATCAGGCGGGCGTCGATGGTGGTCATGAAGATGCGACGCTGGCACGCGGCCGGAGATGCGGGTTCGTTCTCCGCCGTCGCCGACGGGGCCGGCTGCTCGTAATAACCCAATCCGCGACAGCGCTGCCAGTTGGGTGCTGTCGCTTCGGAATCGTAGGACCAGCGCTTCTCGCCGGTATCCGCATCCAGCGCAAACACCTGGTTGTGCGGCGTGCAGACGTAGACGGTGTCGCCGATCTGCAGCGGTGTGGCCTGGTCCTCGGCGCCGAAGCCGTCGCTCTCGGGGACGTCGCCGGTGCGGTAGGTCCAGGCGACTTCCAGATCCTTCACGTTGGCCCTGGTGATCTGATCGAGGGCGGCGAAGCGGGTGCCCTCGGTGGTGTTGCCCCAGGCTTTCCAGTCGCCGTCCGGCTCGCCCTGGGCGGACGGCGCCACATCCGGCGCACCGGAAGCCACGACTTCCGGCTTAACCTGGAACATGTGCACAAAGCCGGCCACCAGGGCCACGGCCAATACGGCGGCCACCCCGAAGGCACCGCGGCCGGCGCGGCCCCCGCTGGCCCGTACCAGTGCCGGATAACACAGGGCGATCACCACGGCCATCACGCCGAACATGAACAGGCGCGACACCAGCGGCCAGAAGTCCAGCCCCGCATCGAACAGGGCCCAGACGATGGTAAGAACGAAGGCGGCTCCAAACAGCCAGGCGCCCGCCGGACGCTTGCGGGCGATCAGCACGCCGGCGGCGGTCGTGGCCAGCCCCATCAGGGCAAAGTACCAGCTGCCCCCGAGCGTAATGAGATAGACGCCGCCCACCAGCAGGGCGATGCCGACGAGCGCTGATAAAGCGCCAACCAGGGACAGGAACCAGCGGCCCCCGCCTGACGCATCGGATTGTGAGGTCATTGAATGCACTTCCTGTTGATCGACAGACAACAGCGCCGTGGAATACGGAAGGGACCGCAACACGGGCGCTGCTCAGGTTAGATTAGTAAGCTCATGATTGATGAAGAGGGTAAGACGGGGCAATACGTAAAGGCTGACAAATCAATGACTTTTCGCGCCACTCATATGCCGGTTTTGCTATTCGAAACAGACAGCGGCCAGCACTCGGCGCCCCTGGCGCACTGGCCGCGTCACCCAAGGTGGCCGCTCGGGACACGAACGTCCGGAAAAAGGCTTACTCAGGCAGCGTTTCGCCGGAACCGCCCATCTCCGCCGGGACATCCTTCATCTTCGTCAGACCGTCCTTGATCGGCAGGACCGTCTCCTGGTAATGCACGTGGATGGCGGGCCTGAACGGGAAATCCGGGATCACCGCGGCGTAGACGTCCGTCAGTCCCATGGCGGGATGATCGGTAAAGACGTGGCCGCCACAGGTCTTGCACCACTTCCGATAGCTCGCCGACGTCTTGTTATAGGTTGCGACGTTGTCGGCGCCCCGGGTCACTTCAACCGCGTCCGGTTTCCACAGCGTAAACGCATTGACCGGACCGGCTGACCAGCGTCGGCAGGACTCGCAATGACAGTAGCCCATCGCGTCCGGCTCCCCCTTCACCGTGAATTGAACGTCTCCGCAGAAACAGCTCCCCCTGTAGGTAGGCTGGTCGCTCATAATGACCTCCCCGATGGCTGGACGCGCCGCCCTGATTATCGATCAATTCTCGACCACCTTACGCCTTCGATGGCCTTCAACGCTACTCCGCCGCCATGAACTCGAACGGCGCGGCCGGCTCGAATTCCCCGGACACATCACCGGCGAACAGGTGCTGCTGGCGCGGCCCGAGATCGAGTTTGCGCACGCCGGCGGCGTTCGAGAAATCCACTTTCTTCAGGTCCACCCAGAACAGATTGGGCGAGACCACGGACTCGAAGTAATAGAGCATGTCCTTGTGGTCGGCCACCACGCGCCACCGGGTGGTGGAGAGGTTGGGCTGGTCGTCGATGCTGACGCCGTAGGGCGCGGACACGTTGCGCATGACGCTGAACACCGAGGCGGCGGCCATGCGCTGATCGTCATGCTTCTCCACCGCGTTGATCAGGAAGCTGGCGCGGGCAAAGCGGTCCTCGGGCCGGCTGCTGCCGGGCAGGAAGCTCAACCCGTCCACTTTCGACCAGTACTTGGTGATCGCCAACTGGTCGTCGAACACTGGCTCGTTGGTCATCACCTGATACTGCCGGCCGTGGTGGATGCGCATCTCACCGTCAATCCACTCGACAATGGCGCTGTCGCCCGACTTGTCCGACAGCGACAGGTGAATGTTCGCCAGACGCCCCGGCTGGCCGGGCACCTCGCCGGTGACCACGTCGATGGGGTTATCCCGCAGGTACGACACCGCCTCGCCCACCGATCCGAACCGGTCGAGCACGAACTGGGCCCAGAGCGACAGGGACAGGCGCGGGGTCTCGCCATCGTCCTCCGGGTACTCGGAATCGGTCAGCCACAGCGCGTTGACCATCAGGCCCGCCTCGTTGAGTCCGTCGGCCGTCGCCACCTCATAGCCGGTGACGATCACGCTGCCGTACCTGGACGTCCATTCCACCGACCGCGGCCCGGCGCGCCCTGCCCGCTCGATGCCGCGCGGCAGGATCCACAGGTTGCCTTCCCACTCCTGGCGCCAGTCCATGCTGCGGCCCGTGAGAACCCGATCGTCAGGTCCCAGATAGACGGCGCGGGTGCAGGCATAGGCCGTGGCGGCGGTGAACAGCGCTGAGACGAGACAACACAACAGGGCAAGCGAGCGTTTGGAGAGCGTCATGGTCAATCCTTTTCCATTGCGATCAGGGAGAGCGCTCAACACGTCCGGCGTGTCCTTAGCCGGTGGGGCCCGAACGCTGTTGAGCGGCTGCCTTCAAGCGTAGACCGGATGTCGGGCGCTGGCCCACCATGACATGACGTCCGCCAACAATGAGTTCGCCAATGCGTCGTAAGCATTTATCTTGACGCAAAGATATATTGCCGGGTAGCCTGCGTCTTCCAGAGGTAAGGAGACCGCCCATGCCAGCCCTTCAAGATCCGCCCGTTCGCCACAGCCGTCTGTTGATCTGGCTGGCCATTTTCCTGATCGGCCTGAACCTGCGCCCGATCATGGCGGCGATCGGGCCGGTCCTCGATACGCTCAAGCTCAACGTGGGGCTGACCGACGTCGGCGCCGGATTTCTGACCACACTGCCGGTGTTTGCGATGGGCCTGGTGGCCCTGTTCGGCGGCGTCCTGCAACGCTGGATAAGCCCCTGGAAAGGCGTGGGTCTGGCGGTGCTGGTGATCGCCCTGGCCAGCCTGATTCGCGGGTTTGGGCACAGTAACGAATGGCTCATCCTGACGGCCGCCGTGGGCGGCGTCGGCATTGCCGTGGTGCAGGCGCTGATGCCCGCGTACATCAAGAACCGGCTGGGCGAGCGCGCCGGCCAGGGCATGGCGCTGTTCACCACCGGTATCATGGCCGGATCGGCCGTCGCCGCCGGCACCGCCGCTCCGTTCGCCGAGTGGCTGGGGTGGCCGTTTGCCCTGTCGGTGTGGAGCGCGCTGGGGCTCATCGCCGCCGTAGTCTGGCGCCGCTCCACGCGCCACCTTGCCCCCTCTCCCGCGCCGCAGCGGTTTGCCCTGCCCGTACGCTCGCGCCGCGCCTGGTTCCTGCTGTTGTTTTTCGGCATCGGCACCTCGGCCTACACCCTGGTGTTGGCCTGGCTGCCGCCGTTCTACACGCAACTGGGTCACAGCCCCGCTTTCAGTGGCCTGCTGCTGGGCGTGCTGACGCTCATCGAAGTCGGCGCCGGCCTGTCGCTGTCCGTGGTCCTGCCGCGCTTTCCGGATCGCCGCCAGTTGCTGTTCACCGTACTCGCGCTCGGCGTCGCCGGATTCCTGGCCCTGATCGTCGCACCCAACGCGCTGGTCTGGCCGGCGATCGTGGCGCTGGGGCTGTCGATCGGCACGATGTTCCCGCTGGCGCTGATCGTCACTATGGAGCATCTCGACGACGAACGCGCAGCCGGCGCGCTGATGGGCTTCGTGCAGGGCGGCGGCTACATTCTGGCAAGCCTGATGCCGCTGGTGGCGGGCATGATCCGCCAGGAGACAGCGGACCTGACCAATGCCTGGCTGATCATGCTGGTGGGCACCGGCGTCCAGATGGCCATGGTGCCGTTTATCCTGCCGGGGGACCGGCTGGTGCCGGGAAGCTGGCGCCTGGCGCGAGCCGGGGCCTGACGCGAATGCGACGCCCACTTCACGCCCGCCGCACCGGCGCGAAGTGGGTCAATCGGGTTTAGGCGGGGTCGTTCAGACCTTGTAGCGGCTCACCTGCTCCGACATTTCCGCCGCCAACGCCTTCAGCCGCTGGGTGGTCTCGCCGGCGCGGCGGGTGCCCTGGGCGGTCTGTTCGGTGATCGTCACGATCTGGTGGACGTTCTGGTTGATGGTTTCCGACACGCTGGTCTGCTCTTCCGCCGCGCTGGCGATCTGCGTGTTCATGTCGGTGATGGTGCGCACCGCCGTACCGATCTTCTGCAGCGCCTCGCTCACCTGGCGGGTCTCCGCCACCGTCGCTTCGCTGCGTTCGCTGATGGAGCCGATCAGTTCCACCGCGTTTCCGGCGCCGGACTGGAGACGCTCAATGGTGCCCTGGATCTGCTGGGT
The sequence above is drawn from the Marinobacter bohaiensis genome and encodes:
- a CDS encoding GFA family protein, with the translated sequence MSDQPTYRGSCFCGDVQFTVKGEPDAMGYCHCESCRRWSAGPVNAFTLWKPDAVEVTRGADNVATYNKTSASYRKWCKTCGGHVFTDHPAMGLTDVYAAVIPDFPFRPAIHVHYQETVLPIKDGLTKMKDVPAEMGGSGETLPE
- a CDS encoding membrane-bound PQQ-dependent dehydrogenase, glucose/quinate/shikimate family; this translates as MTSQSDASGGGRWFLSLVGALSALVGIALLVGGVYLITLGGSWYFALMGLATTAAGVLIARKRPAGAWLFGAAFVLTIVWALFDAGLDFWPLVSRLFMFGVMAVVIALCYPALVRASGGRAGRGAFGVAAVLAVALVAGFVHMFQVKPEVVASGAPDVAPSAQGEPDGDWKAWGNTTEGTRFAALDQITRANVKDLEVAWTYRTGDVPESDGFGAEDQATPLQIGDTVYVCTPHNQVFALDADTGEKRWSYDSEATAPNWQRCRGLGYYEQPAPSATAENEPASPAACQRRIFMTTIDARLIALDAESGELCEGFGEAGTVDLTQGMGEVKPGFYTLTAAPLVADDMIIVGGRVADNIEVGEPSGVVRAFNVVTGEKVWSWDLGRTDPNAETDEPYTRATPNVWTSMAYDPELDMVYLPTGNTTPDAWGGQRSERDNKYSSAVVALDRKTGAERWVFQTVHHDLWDYDLPAQPTLYDLPDGQGGTIPALIQITKAGQVFMLNRETGKPIARVEERPAPQGNADGEHYAATQPLSTGLPSIGTQTLTEADMWGATPFDQMMCRIAFKQMRYDGLFTPPGEDLSLQWPGSLGGMNWGSASIDPNSGYLFVNDMRLGLWTKLLPRDTMESQEGGGVEMGAASQTGTPYGSLRNRFMSPMGVPCQEPPFGTMTAIDLKQRKIAWQVPVGTVEDTGPLGIKMHLPVEVGLPTLGPSLATESGMVFFAGTQDYYLRAFDSATGKEVWKQRLPVGSQGGPMSYVSPETGKQYIVVTAGGARQSPDRGDYVIAYALPDGADRK
- a CDS encoding linear amide C-N hydrolase, which translates into the protein MTLSKRSLALLCCLVSALFTAATAYACTRAVYLGPDDRVLTGRSMDWRQEWEGNLWILPRGIERAGRAGPRSVEWTSRYGSVIVTGYEVATADGLNEAGLMVNALWLTDSEYPEDDGETPRLSLSLWAQFVLDRFGSVGEAVSYLRDNPIDVVTGEVPGQPGRLANIHLSLSDKSGDSAIVEWIDGEMRIHHGRQYQVMTNEPVFDDQLAITKYWSKVDGLSFLPGSSRPEDRFARASFLINAVEKHDDQRMAAASVFSVMRNVSAPYGVSIDDQPNLSTTRWRVVADHKDMLYYFESVVSPNLFWVDLKKVDFSNAAGVRKLDLGPRQQHLFAGDVSGEFEPAAPFEFMAAE
- a CDS encoding MFS transporter, producing MPALQDPPVRHSRLLIWLAIFLIGLNLRPIMAAIGPVLDTLKLNVGLTDVGAGFLTTLPVFAMGLVALFGGVLQRWISPWKGVGLAVLVIALASLIRGFGHSNEWLILTAAVGGVGIAVVQALMPAYIKNRLGERAGQGMALFTTGIMAGSAVAAGTAAPFAEWLGWPFALSVWSALGLIAAVVWRRSTRHLAPSPAPQRFALPVRSRRAWFLLLFFGIGTSAYTLVLAWLPPFYTQLGHSPAFSGLLLGVLTLIEVGAGLSLSVVLPRFPDRRQLLFTVLALGVAGFLALIVAPNALVWPAIVALGLSIGTMFPLALIVTMEHLDDERAAGALMGFVQGGGYILASLMPLVAGMIRQETADLTNAWLIMLVGTGVQMAMVPFILPGDRLVPGSWRLARAGA